One window of Botrimarina mediterranea genomic DNA carries:
- a CDS encoding SDR family NAD(P)-dependent oxidoreductase has translation MTELSNRTALVTGSTRGLGKRIALELARRGARVAMNYYGNQEVAAKAFAELQAIGGEHCLVRADVTEEAGVADLLGEIESKIGPVDILVPNATCDQPMTPIEEYDWAFAQRMVDFFIKSPFLLTKACVPHMKRQGWGRIVHITSEVFDGAWPNFCPYVAAKGGQIGLAKSNAAEFAPHGITVNMVAPGWIPVERHEDAPQEAKDEYLALAPMGRFGKPEDVAAAVAYFASDDAKFVTGVSLSVNGGRTIH, from the coding sequence ATGACTGAACTATCCAATCGCACCGCTCTCGTCACTGGCTCGACTCGTGGCCTCGGTAAACGCATCGCCCTTGAGCTTGCCCGGCGTGGCGCGCGGGTGGCGATGAACTACTACGGCAATCAGGAAGTCGCTGCGAAGGCGTTTGCTGAGTTGCAGGCGATTGGCGGCGAGCACTGCCTCGTGCGCGCCGACGTTACTGAGGAGGCGGGCGTTGCTGACTTGCTGGGTGAAATCGAGAGCAAGATTGGGCCGGTTGATATCCTCGTGCCCAACGCGACGTGCGATCAGCCGATGACGCCGATCGAGGAGTACGACTGGGCGTTCGCGCAGCGGATGGTGGACTTCTTTATCAAGAGCCCCTTCCTGCTCACCAAGGCGTGTGTGCCGCACATGAAGCGGCAGGGGTGGGGGCGGATCGTTCATATCACCAGCGAGGTGTTCGACGGCGCGTGGCCCAACTTCTGCCCCTACGTCGCCGCGAAGGGGGGCCAGATCGGCCTCGCAAAGTCGAACGCCGCCGAGTTCGCGCCGCACGGGATCACCGTCAACATGGTGGCGCCGGGCTGGATCCCGGTCGAACGCCACGAAGACGCGCCGCAGGAGGCCAAGGACGAGTACCTGGCCCTCGCGCCGATGGGCCGCTTCGGCAAGCCCGAGGACGTCGCCGCCGCGGTGGCGTACTTCGCGTCGGACGACGCCAAGTTCGTCACCGGCGTGTCGCTGAGCGTCAACGGCGGGCGGACGATTCACTAA
- a CDS encoding DUF1501 domain-containing protein produces MQRNFCGRTRREFLWQTGGGFGAAALAGMLGSDGFFANTARAASTPSPVDVAKRAAAKTKAKSVIFLFMYGGPSHIDTFDYKPDMIGTDGKTVAVSTFGRGGKKNEGRIVEPRWKFKQYGQCGKWVSDLFPNVGQHVDDIAFLHSMTADSPIHGSAMLMMNSGKLLSGSPAMGSWVHYGLGSANEDLPAFVVMLDPSGGPISGAKNWSSGYMPAKHQGVVFRHEGAPILDLARPEGVTREMQRDTLDALAKINTRHMNARGNDDNLAARIASYELAYKMQMSAPEAVELAQESPATLEAYGVGKQPTHHFGSQCLLARRLVERGVRFIQVYSGGNHIDYNWDAHGDLVKNHTQHAAETDLPIATLLKDLKQRGLWDDTLVIWGGEFGRQPTAEYAEGTGRDHNSYGFTMWMAGGGIKGGVSVGSTDELGARAVDRPLTVKEMHATVLHQLGLDPNHLSYFYNGLDQKLVGVEGAEPIREVIA; encoded by the coding sequence ATGCAACGCAACTTCTGCGGCCGCACGCGGCGTGAGTTCCTCTGGCAGACCGGCGGCGGCTTCGGCGCTGCTGCGCTGGCGGGGATGCTCGGTTCGGACGGCTTCTTCGCCAACACCGCGCGTGCCGCCTCGACGCCGAGCCCGGTCGATGTCGCTAAACGCGCCGCCGCCAAGACGAAGGCGAAGAGCGTCATCTTCCTGTTCATGTACGGCGGCCCAAGCCACATCGACACGTTCGACTACAAGCCCGACATGATCGGCACCGACGGCAAGACGGTGGCCGTCAGCACCTTCGGCCGCGGGGGCAAGAAGAACGAGGGCCGCATCGTCGAGCCGCGCTGGAAGTTCAAGCAGTACGGCCAGTGCGGCAAGTGGGTCAGCGACCTGTTCCCGAACGTCGGCCAGCACGTCGACGACATCGCATTTCTCCACAGCATGACGGCCGACAGCCCGATCCACGGCTCGGCGATGCTGATGATGAACTCGGGCAAGCTGCTGTCGGGGAGTCCCGCGATGGGCTCGTGGGTCCACTACGGCCTGGGGAGCGCGAACGAGGACCTGCCAGCGTTCGTGGTGATGCTCGACCCGTCGGGCGGGCCGATCAGCGGCGCCAAGAACTGGTCGAGCGGCTACATGCCCGCCAAGCACCAGGGGGTCGTCTTCCGCCACGAGGGCGCGCCGATCCTCGACCTGGCCCGCCCCGAAGGCGTCACGCGCGAGATGCAGCGAGACACGCTCGACGCGCTCGCCAAGATCAACACGCGCCACATGAACGCGCGGGGCAATGACGACAACCTGGCGGCGCGGATCGCCAGCTACGAGCTCGCTTACAAGATGCAGATGTCGGCGCCCGAGGCGGTCGAGCTCGCCCAAGAGTCGCCCGCGACACTCGAAGCGTACGGCGTTGGCAAGCAGCCGACGCACCACTTCGGTTCGCAGTGCCTGCTTGCGCGCCGGCTTGTCGAGCGGGGCGTACGCTTCATCCAGGTGTACTCGGGAGGCAACCACATCGACTACAACTGGGACGCCCACGGCGACCTCGTGAAGAACCACACGCAGCACGCCGCGGAGACCGACCTGCCGATCGCCACGCTGCTGAAAGACCTCAAGCAGCGCGGCCTGTGGGACGACACGCTCGTCATCTGGGGCGGCGAGTTCGGCCGCCAACCGACGGCCGAGTACGCCGAAGGGACGGGCCGCGACCACAACTCGTACGGCTTCACGATGTGGATGGCCGGCGGCGGCATCAAGGGCGGCGTCTCGGTTGGCTCGACCGACGAACTCGGCGCCCGCGCCGTGGACCGCCCGTTAACGGTCAAGGAGATGCATGCGACCGTGCTGCACCAACTGGGCCTGGACCCGAACCATCTCAGCTATTTCTACAATGGGCTTGATCAGAAGCTCGTTGGCGTCGAGGGGGCGGAGCCTATCCGCGAGGTGATCGCTTAA
- a CDS encoding PSD1 and planctomycete cytochrome C domain-containing protein: MKLPFSPAAWLVIGLLVGAGGVSLAAEAPAADHVADQAAPPTVSFQRDVAPILTKRCFSCHGPDTAESGVALDSFKGATAESDSGMFAIVAGDPDESELLRRVASEEDNERMPPEGPALKPEEVATLRAWIASGAEYEQHWAFEQPEKLEPPKVENADWARNDIDRFVLAKLEAKGLTPAPEADRRTLVRRLYYDLIGLPPTPEEVEAFARDESPEAYERLVDTLLASPHHGEKWARHWLDVVRYGETNSFERDGAKPNVWKYRDYVIRSLNEDKPYDQFVREQIAGDELEEVTDDSIIATGYYRLGIWDDEPADELQSKADEMDNLVSTTSQAFLGLTVGCARCHDHKIDPIPQKDYYGMVAFFGDVTPYGARGDQSTNSQWDLSGKDIKQQRRRLFRKRRALTKESTALEQAAIARMPGEDQRKTETDERDVVLEAKLADHQTEAERELYEDLKRQLAGVEEELAALPPPNQALALATCEPHPEPTHVHLRGNPHVPGDEVGPRFPELFEDEQPTIEPAPEGARSAGRRRVLADWIVSPDNRLTGRVIANRVWQHHFGRGIVRSASNFGQLGTPPTHPELLDWLAGWLVEHEWRLKPLHKLIVTSSAYRMSSAPNAEALAIDPANDLFWRFDLRRLTAEEVRDSALAVSGQLLRTVYGPSVFPKLSQEVLATQSVPGAGWDTSPEAAEAAKRRSVYIHIKRSLIPPELANFDFPETDNSCEARFNTVQPSQALSLMHGQFLQEQAAALADRAIAEGPADLEGRVAFTLQQVTQREPTAEDISDSLQLIDRYQTAHGLSPDAAFDQFCVMAMNLSEFVYID, from the coding sequence ATGAAACTACCCTTCTCGCCCGCGGCGTGGCTCGTGATCGGCTTGCTGGTCGGCGCGGGTGGTGTGTCCCTGGCGGCGGAGGCCCCAGCGGCCGACCATGTCGCCGACCAAGCCGCGCCCCCGACGGTTAGTTTCCAGCGCGATGTTGCGCCGATCCTCACCAAGCGTTGCTTCTCGTGCCACGGCCCCGACACGGCCGAGAGCGGCGTCGCGCTCGACTCGTTCAAGGGCGCGACGGCGGAGTCCGACTCGGGGATGTTCGCGATCGTCGCGGGCGATCCCGACGAGAGCGAACTGCTGCGGCGCGTCGCCTCGGAAGAGGACAACGAACGGATGCCCCCCGAGGGCCCGGCGCTGAAGCCCGAAGAGGTCGCCACGCTCCGCGCTTGGATCGCGTCCGGCGCCGAGTACGAGCAGCACTGGGCGTTCGAGCAACCAGAGAAGCTCGAACCGCCGAAGGTCGAGAACGCCGATTGGGCGCGAAACGACATCGACCGCTTCGTCCTGGCGAAGCTCGAAGCGAAGGGCCTCACGCCCGCGCCCGAAGCGGACCGTCGCACGCTCGTCCGCCGCTTGTACTACGACCTGATCGGCTTGCCGCCGACGCCCGAGGAGGTCGAAGCGTTCGCGCGCGACGAGAGCCCTGAGGCCTACGAGCGGCTCGTCGATACGCTGCTCGCTTCGCCGCACCACGGCGAGAAGTGGGCTCGGCACTGGCTCGACGTGGTTCGCTACGGCGAGACCAACAGCTTCGAGCGGGACGGCGCCAAGCCCAATGTCTGGAAGTATCGCGACTACGTCATCCGTTCGCTCAACGAGGACAAGCCGTACGACCAGTTCGTGCGCGAGCAGATCGCCGGTGATGAACTGGAGGAGGTGACCGACGACTCGATCATCGCCACGGGATACTACCGCCTCGGCATCTGGGACGACGAGCCCGCCGACGAGTTGCAATCGAAGGCCGACGAAATGGACAACCTCGTCAGCACCACCAGCCAGGCGTTCCTTGGCTTAACCGTGGGCTGCGCGCGGTGCCACGATCACAAGATCGATCCGATCCCGCAGAAAGACTACTATGGCATGGTCGCGTTCTTCGGCGACGTCACGCCGTACGGGGCCCGGGGGGACCAATCGACCAACAGCCAGTGGGACCTATCGGGTAAGGACATCAAGCAGCAGCGTCGTCGGCTCTTCCGCAAGCGACGGGCGCTCACCAAGGAGAGCACCGCGCTGGAGCAGGCCGCCATCGCGCGGATGCCGGGCGAGGATCAGCGCAAGACCGAAACCGACGAGCGCGACGTCGTGCTCGAAGCGAAGCTCGCCGACCACCAGACCGAGGCCGAACGCGAGCTTTATGAAGACCTGAAGCGGCAGCTCGCCGGCGTCGAGGAAGAGCTTGCCGCGTTGCCGCCGCCGAATCAGGCGCTGGCGCTAGCGACCTGCGAGCCCCACCCGGAGCCGACGCACGTCCATCTGCGCGGCAATCCCCACGTCCCCGGCGACGAGGTCGGCCCGCGGTTCCCCGAGCTGTTCGAGGACGAGCAGCCGACGATCGAGCCCGCCCCCGAGGGCGCCCGCTCGGCGGGGCGGCGTCGCGTGCTAGCCGATTGGATCGTTTCGCCCGACAACCGGCTCACCGGCCGGGTGATCGCCAACCGCGTCTGGCAGCACCACTTCGGTCGCGGCATCGTCCGCAGCGCCAGCAACTTCGGCCAGCTCGGCACGCCGCCGACGCACCCGGAACTGCTCGACTGGCTCGCCGGTTGGCTCGTGGAGCACGAGTGGCGCCTGAAGCCGCTACACAAGCTGATCGTGACGTCGAGCGCGTACCGCATGAGCTCGGCGCCGAATGCCGAAGCCCTCGCCATCGATCCGGCGAACGACCTATTCTGGCGTTTCGACCTGCGGCGGCTGACGGCCGAAGAGGTGCGCGACTCGGCGCTCGCCGTGAGCGGGCAACTGCTCCGTACCGTTTACGGCCCGAGCGTGTTTCCGAAGCTGTCGCAGGAAGTGCTCGCGACGCAGAGCGTCCCCGGCGCCGGCTGGGACACGTCGCCCGAAGCGGCTGAGGCCGCGAAGCGGCGCAGCGTCTACATCCACATCAAACGCAGCCTTATCCCGCCGGAGCTGGCGAACTTCGACTTCCCCGAGACGGACAACAGCTGTGAGGCCCGCTTCAACACGGTGCAGCCGTCGCAAGCGCTGAGCCTGATGCACGGCCAGTTCCTGCAAGAGCAAGCCGCCGCGCTCGCCGACCGCGCGATCGCCGAAGGCCCCGCCGACCTCGAGGGCCGCGTCGCGTTCACGCTCCAGCAAGTCACGCAGCGCGAGCCGACCGCCGAGGACATCTCCGACAGCCTGCAACTGATCGACCGCTACCAAACCGCCCACGGCCTCTCGCCCGACGCGGCGTTCGACCAGTTCTGTGTGATGGCGATGAATCTGAGCGAGTTTGTTTACATCGACTAG
- a CDS encoding molybdopterin synthase catalytic subunit codes for MSERVTIQLIEGPLGPPTAKPPAGAGAWVVFDGIVRPSEEARPLTALVYEAYEPMTTRELRRLAQTTLTTHQLLAIVVEHSTGRVAAGEASFRLSIGALHRAEAIRAADEFVAAMKKVVPIWKTPEFAGVSG; via the coding sequence ATGAGTGAACGTGTCACGATTCAGTTGATCGAGGGGCCGCTCGGTCCACCTACGGCTAAGCCGCCAGCGGGCGCTGGCGCGTGGGTGGTGTTCGACGGGATCGTGCGGCCGTCCGAAGAGGCCAGGCCGCTCACGGCGCTGGTGTACGAGGCTTATGAGCCGATGACGACGCGCGAGCTTCGCCGGCTTGCCCAAACGACCCTGACGACCCACCAACTGCTGGCGATCGTCGTCGAGCACAGCACGGGCCGCGTCGCGGCGGGCGAGGCGTCCTTTCGGCTGTCGATCGGCGCCCTTCATCGGGCGGAGGCGATCCGGGCGGCCGACGAGTTCGTCGCCGCGATGAAGAAAGTCGTCCCAATCTGGAAAACCCCCGAGTTTGCCGGAGTTTCTGGTTGA
- a CDS encoding MoaD/ThiS family protein translates to MRVSVLLFGPQATLAGARSVDLAIEKEAPSVSDVLAALHEAAPALTGSLASSRLAINHEFAAAEQTIRQGDEVALIGMVSGG, encoded by the coding sequence ATGCGTGTCTCGGTCCTCCTCTTCGGCCCCCAAGCGACGCTCGCCGGCGCGCGCAGTGTAGATTTGGCGATCGAGAAGGAGGCGCCGAGTGTGAGCGATGTGCTCGCCGCTCTCCACGAAGCGGCGCCGGCGCTGACGGGTTCGCTGGCGTCGAGTCGCCTGGCGATCAATCACGAGTTTGCAGCCGCTGAACAAACGATACGGCAAGGCGACGAGGTTGCGCTCATCGGCATGGTGTCGGGCGGATGA
- the moaA gene encoding GTP 3',8-cyclase MoaA, translating into MAIALPLLDRFGRRHTKLRVSVTDRCNLRCRYCMPAEGIPVAPRDELLTFEEIERVVRIAASVGVTQVRLTGGEPLVRKGLEVLVAKLARLPGVEDLALSTNAVLLDEHAESLRAAGLKRVNISLDALDPTVFKELTRRDDYQRVVAGIAAARRVGFDPIKVNVVSLRGVTESEVVPFGCFARDTGLEVRFIEYMPLDASSAWERGRVLFAADIRRALEESIQPLVPVTEPTGSPATEYTFADGVGRIGFIPTVSQPFCASCDRFRLTADGKLRSCLFSLDEVDLREPLRSGASDEVIEERVEELIRQAIRDKGPGHEINTDHFVQPLRTMSSIGG; encoded by the coding sequence TTGGCGATCGCTCTCCCTCTCCTCGACCGCTTCGGCCGCCGCCACACGAAGCTCCGTGTGAGCGTCACCGACCGCTGCAACCTGCGGTGCCGGTACTGCATGCCGGCCGAGGGCATCCCCGTCGCGCCGCGCGACGAGCTGCTGACGTTCGAGGAGATCGAACGTGTCGTGCGGATCGCGGCGTCGGTCGGCGTCACGCAGGTGCGGCTCACGGGCGGCGAGCCGCTGGTGCGCAAGGGCCTCGAAGTTCTCGTCGCCAAGCTGGCCCGGCTGCCGGGCGTCGAGGACCTGGCGTTGTCGACCAACGCCGTGCTGCTCGACGAGCACGCCGAGTCCTTGCGAGCCGCCGGGCTCAAGCGGGTCAACATTAGCCTCGACGCGCTCGACCCAACCGTCTTCAAAGAGCTGACACGGCGTGACGACTACCAGCGCGTTGTCGCCGGCATCGCCGCCGCGCGGCGTGTGGGCTTTGACCCGATCAAGGTGAACGTGGTATCGCTGCGGGGGGTCACCGAGAGCGAGGTCGTGCCGTTCGGTTGCTTCGCGCGCGACACGGGTCTCGAAGTCCGCTTCATCGAGTACATGCCGCTCGACGCGTCGAGCGCTTGGGAGCGTGGCCGGGTGCTGTTCGCCGCCGACATCCGTCGCGCGCTCGAAGAGTCGATCCAGCCGCTTGTCCCCGTCACCGAGCCGACCGGCAGCCCCGCTACCGAGTACACGTTCGCTGACGGCGTGGGCCGCATCGGGTTCATCCCGACGGTCAGCCAGCCGTTCTGTGCGTCGTGTGACAGATTCCGGCTCACCGCCGATGGTAAGCTCCGCAGCTGCCTGTTCAGCCTCGACGAGGTCGACCTCCGTGAGCCGCTCCGCAGCGGCGCGAGCGATGAGGTTATCGAGGAGCGCGTCGAAGAACTAATCCGCCAAGCGATCCGCGACAAAGGTCCGGGGCACGAGATCAACACGGACCATTTCGTGCAGCCGCTCCGGACGATGTCGTCGATCGGGGGGTGA
- the mobA gene encoding molybdenum cofactor guanylyltransferase: protein MIHYPQIPVYVLVGGASQRFGADKATTLVDGEPWALHVGRRLATEGGEIVLAGRTPDGAFDGLRRIDDLEGLSGPLAGILAALRDRLDKYGVGLLAFASCDLVRPERVWLEPLVAEFAGSGALDIAAYRAADRWQPFPSVAHTRWLPALSEQAAAGTRSLQAALDGAKAAAVKWDGAADGPPQANSVAELQSHLGKHC from the coding sequence TTGATTCATTACCCACAAATCCCCGTCTACGTACTGGTCGGCGGCGCCAGCCAGCGGTTCGGCGCCGACAAGGCGACGACGCTCGTGGACGGCGAGCCCTGGGCACTGCATGTCGGTCGGCGGCTGGCGACGGAGGGGGGCGAGATCGTGCTCGCTGGCAGGACACCCGACGGCGCCTTCGACGGGCTGCGGCGGATCGATGACCTAGAGGGCCTCTCTGGGCCTCTAGCAGGCATTCTGGCGGCCTTGCGCGACCGACTCGACAAATATGGCGTCGGCCTCCTAGCGTTCGCCTCGTGCGATCTGGTGCGGCCTGAGAGGGTCTGGCTGGAACCGCTGGTCGCCGAGTTCGCTGGGTCCGGCGCCCTCGACATCGCCGCCTACCGCGCGGCGGACCGCTGGCAACCGTTCCCGAGCGTCGCCCATACCCGCTGGCTCCCGGCCCTCAGCGAGCAAGCCGCGGCGGGGACGCGGTCGCTGCAAGCGGCGCTCGACGGCGCTAAGGCAGCGGCGGTTAAGTGGGATGGAGCTGCGGATGGACCGCCGCAAGCGAACAGCGTCGCGGAATTGCAATCCCACTTAGGCAAGCACTGTTAG
- a CDS encoding c-type cytochrome domain-containing protein yields MIKHLAVIGFVAAASSALGAVTFEKDVKPIFREHCAGCHNQDDAASDFAADGFDGVLAGGAGGEVVAPGDPDGSRLWRLITHAEQPAMPPGGDKLPDAQLAVVRAWIEGGLLKDDQSKPMASKKAAIAVVDVGDLGKPVGEPAMPKDWYREPVVTSDAVGPVESIAASAWAPAAAVPWQRQVALYHTETSALLGVTPYLEGAPHVVRFSRDGSLLLVAGGREGALGTAAIIDVVSGARLATVGDELDTVLAADISPDNRLVAIGGPKKKVRVYRVVDGSLAYTCEKHTDWVTAVAFSPDNQLLATGDRSAGLRLWQAEAGHERGDLRGHSLAITSLAWRPGVLASASEDGTVRWWNADGAQVKSFPAHGGGTLSVAFASDGRLVTAGRDRLVKLWNADAGHVADLTQTDDVALAAVFAHGDKRVVASDWSGKVRVVDIETKQPVAMFTPNPPTLAERVEAADKSLADLQAKHAEATTLSAEKGKALELAQQAHDAFNKRLADAEQSLAAARRSLDEAQATLKGRTGAESRASEAKSAADTALAEAAKKLEEARKANAPSVGDLVAAVADADSAVHAATAALGETQTLRVEAEGLAGQATQRKSDADQLLAEVGSQRAGLPDLAPLQAEAEAATKALQEMAQQVAQATTARDAAVAERERYAAAADELAKRAEQTLAEVTTLEAAAAEAASREAEAAQAAEAAAEATKELQAQLEAIKEQIRDSRAKQAESKQSLADLEAEAAAQQAKLTEAQRRAQVAEAQLNDLKATSEWRAEHIAKE; encoded by the coding sequence ATGATTAAGCATCTTGCAGTAATCGGCTTCGTCGCAGCGGCGTCGAGCGCTCTCGGCGCGGTGACGTTCGAGAAGGACGTGAAGCCGATTTTTCGTGAGCACTGCGCTGGGTGCCACAACCAAGACGACGCCGCCAGCGACTTTGCTGCTGACGGTTTCGACGGGGTCCTCGCTGGCGGGGCAGGGGGGGAGGTCGTGGCGCCGGGGGACCCGGACGGCTCGCGGTTATGGCGGCTGATCACGCACGCCGAGCAGCCCGCGATGCCGCCAGGCGGCGACAAGCTGCCCGACGCCCAGCTCGCCGTTGTTCGCGCCTGGATCGAGGGCGGCCTGCTGAAGGACGACCAGTCAAAGCCGATGGCGTCCAAGAAGGCGGCGATCGCGGTGGTCGATGTCGGCGATCTCGGCAAGCCCGTCGGCGAGCCGGCGATGCCTAAAGACTGGTACCGCGAGCCGGTGGTCACCAGCGACGCCGTTGGCCCCGTCGAGTCGATCGCCGCCAGCGCCTGGGCGCCCGCGGCCGCCGTGCCCTGGCAGCGGCAGGTCGCGCTCTACCACACGGAGACCAGCGCGCTGTTGGGCGTGACGCCGTACCTGGAAGGCGCGCCGCACGTCGTCCGCTTCAGCCGTGACGGCAGCCTGCTGCTCGTTGCCGGCGGGCGCGAGGGCGCGCTCGGCACCGCTGCGATTATCGACGTGGTCAGCGGCGCGCGTCTTGCAACGGTTGGCGACGAACTCGACACCGTCCTCGCCGCCGACATCAGCCCCGACAACCGGCTCGTCGCCATCGGCGGGCCGAAGAAGAAGGTCCGCGTCTACCGCGTCGTCGACGGCTCGCTCGCCTACACGTGCGAGAAGCACACCGACTGGGTCACCGCCGTCGCGTTCAGCCCCGACAACCAGCTACTCGCCACCGGCGACCGCTCCGCGGGGTTGCGGCTCTGGCAGGCCGAGGCGGGCCACGAGCGTGGCGACCTCCGGGGCCACTCGCTGGCGATCACGTCGCTCGCTTGGCGGCCGGGCGTGCTCGCTTCGGCCAGCGAAGACGGGACGGTCCGCTGGTGGAACGCCGACGGCGCGCAGGTGAAGTCTTTCCCTGCTCACGGCGGCGGCACCTTGTCGGTGGCGTTCGCCAGTGACGGCCGCCTCGTCACCGCGGGGCGCGATCGGCTGGTGAAGCTCTGGAACGCCGACGCCGGGCATGTCGCCGACCTCACGCAGACCGACGACGTCGCGCTGGCCGCGGTCTTCGCGCACGGCGACAAGCGCGTCGTCGCCAGCGACTGGTCGGGCAAAGTCCGCGTCGTTGATATCGAAACGAAGCAGCCCGTCGCGATGTTCACGCCCAACCCGCCGACGCTCGCCGAGCGTGTCGAGGCAGCGGACAAGTCGCTCGCCGACTTGCAAGCCAAGCATGCCGAGGCCACGACGCTATCCGCTGAGAAAGGCAAAGCCTTAGAACTAGCGCAACAAGCCCACGACGCCTTCAACAAACGACTCGCCGACGCCGAGCAAAGCCTCGCCGCCGCCCGGCGTTCGCTCGACGAGGCCCAGGCGACGCTCAAGGGCCGCACGGGCGCCGAGTCCCGCGCCAGCGAGGCGAAGTCCGCCGCCGACACGGCGCTGGCGGAAGCGGCGAAGAAGCTCGAAGAGGCCCGCAAGGCGAACGCGCCGAGCGTCGGCGACCTCGTCGCGGCCGTTGCCGACGCCGACAGCGCCGTCCACGCCGCGACGGCGGCGCTAGGCGAGACGCAGACGCTCCGCGTCGAGGCCGAGGGCCTCGCCGGTCAGGCGACACAGCGCAAGTCCGACGCCGACCAGCTGTTGGCGGAAGTCGGTTCGCAGCGCGCGGGCCTGCCAGACCTGGCGCCGCTCCAAGCCGAAGCCGAAGCGGCAACCAAGGCGCTCCAAGAGATGGCTCAGCAAGTCGCGCAGGCGACGACCGCCCGCGACGCCGCCGTCGCCGAGCGCGAGCGCTACGCCGCCGCGGCCGACGAACTGGCGAAGCGCGCCGAGCAGACGCTCGCCGAGGTGACGACGCTCGAAGCCGCCGCCGCCGAGGCCGCGTCCCGCGAGGCGGAAGCCGCCCAGGCCGCCGAAGCCGCCGCCGAGGCGACCAAGGAATTGCAAGCCCAGCTCGAAGCGATCAAAGAGCAGATCCGCGACAGCCGCGCCAAGCAAGCGGAGTCGAAGCAGTCGCTCGCCGACCTCGAGGCCGAAGCCGCCGCGCAGCAAGCGAAGCTCACCGAAGCCCAGCGCCGCGCACAGGTCGCCGAAGCGCAGCTCAACGACCTCAAAGCGACAAGCGAGTGGCGCGCCGAGCACATCGCGAAGGAATGA